The following coding sequences are from one Daphnia pulex isolate KAP4 chromosome 11, ASM2113471v1 window:
- the LOC124208134 gene encoding omega-scoloptoxin(05)-Ssm1a-like isoform X2, which yields MKLTTSTGYIFAIILQLSLISLAESLNCYQCSSEDEYTCGEFFDPKFTDVSVTECPLSDAQYCVKTTGIFSGNLGAKRFCSERFLDNYCTYVRRPGDQREYRSCVYTCTGDGCNSSTGLTPTKLIQMSALLLLISSAMTFHRL from the exons ATGAAGTTAACTACCTCAACTGGTTACATATTTGCAATCATTCTACAACTGAGTCTCATTTCTCTCG CTGAATCTCTCAATTGCTACCAGTGTTCGTCAGAGGACGAGTACACTTGCGGAGAGTTTTTTGACCCCAAATTCACTGATGTCAGTGTGACGGAATGTCCACTCTCAGATGCTCAGTATTGCGTCAAAACGACTGGAATTTTTTCTg GTAACCTGGGAGCCAAGCGCTTCTGTTCAGAACGTTTCCTGGACAACTATTGTACTTACGTCCGGAGACCGGGTGACCAACGTGAGTACCGCTCATGCGTGTACACCTGTACGGGTGACGGGTGCAACAGTTCCACCGGCTTGACCCCAACTAAGCTCATCCAGATGTCGGCGCTGTTATTACTGATTTCCAGTGCAATGACATTCCACCGGCTCTAA
- the LOC124208134 gene encoding U-scoloptoxin(05)-Er1a-like isoform X1, with product MKLTTSTGYIFAIILQLSLISLASSLSCYQCDSAVDIRCSEDLTSRDLLRSLPCNTLSEPRYCVKMTGIFGGNLGAKRFCSERFLDNYCTYVRRPGDQREYRSCVYTCTGDGCNSSTGLTPTKLIQMSALLLLISSAMTFHRL from the exons ATGAAGTTAACTACCTCAACTGGTTACATATTTGCAATCATTCTACAACTGAGTCTCATTTCTCTCG CTAGTAGCTTGTCGTGCTATCAGTGTGACTCTGCAGTAGACATCCGCTGCAGTGAAGACCTGACCAGTAGAGATCTCCTACGCTCTTTGCCATGTAACACATTATCAGAACCTAGATACTGTGTCAAGATGACAGGCATTTTTGGAG GTAACCTGGGAGCCAAGCGCTTCTGTTCAGAACGTTTCCTGGACAACTATTGTACTTACGTCCGGAGACCGGGTGACCAACGTGAGTACCGCTCATGCGTGTACACCTGTACGGGTGACGGGTGCAACAGTTCCACCGGCTTGACCCCAACTAAGCTCATCCAGATGTCGGCGCTGTTATTACTGATTTCCAGTGCAATGACATTCCACCGGCTCTAA